A region of the Neomicrococcus lactis genome:
ACCACGTCAAGGTGTGCGCCCTGGGCATTCGAAGGAGCCAAAGCCACAGCAGCGTGGGTCTGGGCGTTCGGAGCGATCGACATCAGGTAAGAACGAACCTGGGTAGCAATCTCGGCGAGCGTGGTGCCGTTCTCGGCAGCGCCTGCTTCGTTGAGACCTACGTAGAGCACGAATCCGCGAGCAGCCGTTTCGCCAACTGCCTGTGGGCCTGGCTGACCATTGCCAGCAATGACTGCCGACGGCATGGGCTCTTCGACCGAGCGCGGGAAGTTGCGCACGTTTCGGTATCCAGGCTCAGAATAGCCAGCCGCCTGCGAGGCGTGGCGCTGTGCCGCAAGTGCGCGGTCCTGCGCATTGCGAACGGAAATGTGTACGTAGCCGGATGAAACGGACATATCTTTACCTCTTGCTCAGTGCGTGATTTCTCATCACAGTTCGTGCGTGGGCGTGAGTTCTACTTAGAACGTTCTTTCAAGAACTCCCTCGACGAATTTCGCTCCGTCCCCCGAAGCAAGATTCATTGCGACTTGTGTCGCGCCGAAGTTCACATAAATGAGTTTTCACGTAATAAAGCGAACGCGCAAGTAATAATGCCGTCACCTTCTCACATTGTGAGACGACTTGCATGAAATGTGATGCGAAACACATGTAAAGCGTTTTGCATCACATTTCATGCCAGATTGTTGAACGATCCGTGATATGACGGGTAAGAATGGGGAAATTGGCCGTTCTAAAGTGTGAAAACGCTTCCACTCTTACCTGAATATTCATGCAGCGGTCTGTATGTAATGAATTTTTCAATTGACAGTACTGGAAATTCGGTGGAGCGGTCTTGTATGGCGTGAAACTTCTGTGAAGCCCGGAAATGCGGCGCTTTCCACTGTTCGCTCCCCATACGAATGAGGCCCGGATGCCCCACGGCTCGAAACCGACGCGGTAGGCTCACAGGAATAACACAGGTTCGGCAAAGTAGTTTCTGAATCCCCATTGAAAGGGTGATGACATGACCACTTCCCGCTTTTCTCCGGCTGACCTCCCTCGGCTTCAGCACCCTGACGGCTCGCCTATTAAGGCGCTGGTAGTGGATGACGAACCCACGCTCGCAGAGCTGGTCACGATGGGCCTGCGCATGCTGCACTGGGAAGTTTTGACGGCGCATGACGGCCCGAAGGCCGTTCAAATAGCGCGCGCCGAAATGCCTGACGTCCTGATCCTGGACTGGATGCTTCCCGGCTACGACGGCCCCGAGGTCCTCGAAAAGATCCGCCTCTTCTTGCCGGACGTTCCGGTCATGTTCTTGACGGCGAAGGACACTGTGGATGACCGCATCGAGGGTCTCGCGAAGGGCGGCGACGACTACGTCACGAAGCCGTTCAGCCTCGAGGAAGTCCTGATTCGTTTGCACCGTTTGGTGTCGCGCAGTGGCGCGGCGACCGCGGATTCCGCCGAAATGGTGGTGGGCGACCTGGTCATGAACACGGATTCGCGCGAAGTCCGCCGCAACGGCGAGGAAATTACCTTGACGGCAACGGAGTTCGATTTGTTGCGCTATCTCATGGAGAACCCGCGGCGCGTACTGTCCAAGACGCAGATTCTCAATGCTGTGTGGAACTACGATTTCGGCGGCCAGGCCAACATCGTGGAGCTTTATATTTCCTACCTGCGCAAGAAGATCGATGCCGGGCATGAGGCCATGATTCACACCGTGCGCGGCGCCGGTTACGTCCTCAAGCCGGCCTCCTAGGCGCCGGGGCTCGATCTGTGAAACGCGCCGCTCTGCGGACCCGCTTGGTTGCGGCTCTGCTCATTATGCTGACGTTGATTTGTTTGGTGATTGGCTTCTTTACACACACTATTTTGCGTACGACGACGCTGGGTCAGTTAGATGCCGAGCTTCAAGATGCCACCAATCGCGCAGTCAATTTCCGCGACGGTTCCGACCGAATTCGTACGGACGATGACGATCCGCTTTACGCGCCTGGTCAGGCCTCCGGAACGCTGACGGTTCGCGTGTCTAGTGGTCTTGTTGCTTCTTCGGGTGTCTTGGATTCAACGACCGGCGAACGAGTGAGCCTCACCGCGGACGATCTCGAAGAACTCACGAAGGAAGCCGACACTGCTAGCCCTCAAGACGCCGAATTGTCTGTTGGAGAATACCGAGTGCTGGCCAAAGAGGACCACCACGGCGGGTTCATCATTGTGGGTCTTCCCACCGCTTCGGCCAAGCAGACACTGCGAACGTTCGATAGGTCGATCATCATTGTGGCGACGTCCGGCATTCTGGTGACTGGCGTGATTGGTTGGCTCATCATTCGCCGCTCGTTGCGGCCTCTTGAACGCGTCTCGAGCGTTGCCACGAGTGTGGCCGATTCCGTTTCTGACCTGTCTTCCGAGAAGGAGCATGCGCCCATCACGCAGCGCGTAGATGCCCGCGACGCCCAGCCTGGTACCGAGGTTGGCAATGTGGGCTCAGCTCTCAACAACCTCTTGGACAACGTTGATCAGGCACTGACCGTGCGTCAACGTTCTGAACAGCAAATGCGAAACTTCGCCGCGGACGCCTCCCACGAATTGCGCACTCCACTCGCCGCAGTGCGCGGCTACTCCGAGCTCATTCGGGCCACCGAGCACTTGAGTGAAGACGGCGAGAAATCGATCCAGCGCGTGTTGGATCAGTCGGACCGGATGAGCGCCTTGGTGGAGAACTTGCTGCTCTTGGCGCGTCTCGATCAAGGCCAGAAGCCCAAGGAAGAGCCGG
Encoded here:
- a CDS encoding response regulator transcription factor, which produces MTTSRFSPADLPRLQHPDGSPIKALVVDDEPTLAELVTMGLRMLHWEVLTAHDGPKAVQIARAEMPDVLILDWMLPGYDGPEVLEKIRLFLPDVPVMFLTAKDTVDDRIEGLAKGGDDYVTKPFSLEEVLIRLHRLVSRSGAATADSAEMVVGDLVMNTDSREVRRNGEEITLTATEFDLLRYLMENPRRVLSKTQILNAVWNYDFGGQANIVELYISYLRKKIDAGHEAMIHTVRGAGYVLKPAS
- a CDS encoding ATP-binding protein; this translates as MKRAALRTRLVAALLIMLTLICLVIGFFTHTILRTTTLGQLDAELQDATNRAVNFRDGSDRIRTDDDDPLYAPGQASGTLTVRVSSGLVASSGVLDSTTGERVSLTADDLEELTKEADTASPQDAELSVGEYRVLAKEDHHGGFIIVGLPTASAKQTLRTFDRSIIIVATSGILVTGVIGWLIIRRSLRPLERVSSVATSVADSVSDLSSEKEHAPITQRVDARDAQPGTEVGNVGSALNNLLDNVDQALTVRQRSEQQMRNFAADASHELRTPLAAVRGYSELIRATEHLSEDGEKSIQRVLDQSDRMSALVENLLLLARLDQGQKPKEEPVDLSILVAESVQDQRIASADHQWKMQLPESSVTVRGDRQQLAQVLSNLLSNARKHTPEGSEVIASLRIATDRAHAELSVQDNGPGITPEFLPYIFKRFARADKARSGTDGTTGLGLPIVKAIVEAHGGTIVAASRPGHTEFVVRLPLAVPPQPDRAPSYSA